GTTGACCGTGGGTGCTCTCGAGGACGTCGACACCGACTGGGCGACACTTGAGGAAATCGGCGAGCGCGTCTGGGCGGCCGTCTCCGAGTACGAGGAGATGCTGGAGACATCTGCCGACGCCCACCGCTCGCCACTCGAGCGACGACTGACGGAGTACGACGAATCTCTCGAGCGCTACGTCCACGACGAGGTGGCCGCGCGCGTGCTGTCCGGCCGGTTCAACAACCGCCGCCGGACGCCTCGCCTTGCGAGGAACGGGCTGATCGATGTTCGTCTCGACGTCGATATTCCGTCGCTCGACGAGACGAAGCGAGAACTGCTTGCCGAGTTCCATGCCCAGAGCGCGCGCTACGTTTCTACGCTCGCTGAGGAGATCGAGGGCGCAGGCCACCACGTCGAGGAACTGGTCGACATGGGCGTCCTCGAAAAGCGGGACTCGGACGGGAGTGTCGTCGTGGCGCTGGCGCCCGACGCCGTCGAAGTCGCGCTGACCGGCGAGTCGACGCCAGCCGAGTATGATCCGGCAGCAGAGCGGTTCTACACGACGTTCGACCTAGCCTGCCGCGACGTCGAAGCCAACCTTGTCTCGTTTACCGACAACTACGTCGCACGGGCGGAGTTCTCCCATCCCCACTTCGATCGGCTGGCGTACCGTATCGAGTCCTCTGATCCAATGGTGTTGCTCAGTGACTCGTACTTCGGGCAGACCGAGCGATCCGATCGGCGCCGTCTGGAGTACCAGTTCCGCGAGGGGCGACACCCTAACTTCCTCTCTTCGGGGCCAGCGATGGAGGTCGGCGTGGACATCGGTGATCTCGACTCGCTGCTGCTGTACGGGACACCCCCCAACGCGAACTCGTACCTCCAGCGCGTGGGGCGAGCCGGGCGAGCATCCGGGTCCTCGCTCGTGCACTCAGTCAGCCAGCGCAACCCCATCGACTACTACTACTTCCGGCGCCCAGGGGAACTCATCCAATCGGAGGCCCAACCGGTGCCACTGAACGAGGTGAACCGCGAGGTCCTCCAGCGGTCGCTCACGTGGGCCGTCCTCGATGCCGTGGCGGCGACACGATGGGTCCCGTGGCGCCGCGAGATGAGTGCGATGGACGATCTGTTCGTCTACGAAGAGGACGACGAAATCCGCTCCCGCGCCGAGACGCCCCGACCCAACGACGTAGTGACCTTTAGCACACTCTTGGCGAACGGATGCGGGCAACTCCAGCCAGGAGCGGTCATCTCGCCACTGGAGGCGCTCCGCGAAGTGGCCGAGGAGGACGCCGACGGCCTGCAGGAGTACCTCACTGACGTCGTGCGGTTCAGCCCCTGCGATCGCTGCGGTCGTAAGCACGAAGCGGGGTACGAGGGCCCCTGTGCCGACGACGATTGCGACGGTACGACGGTGTCACTGCTCGACGAGTACGACGACCTCGTTGAGGACGCCCTCGAGAGTTTCGAGCAGGAAATCGTTGACCGGTACGTCGAGTTCGAGGACGAACTCTACGACGAACTCGATCGCGTAGAGGACCGCATCAGCGACCTCCGGCGGTCCTCGCGAAACCGGCGACGCGGGCGGCGAAGCGATGAACCGGAGACGGATCAGCGCGAAGAACTCGATCGACTCCGGGACCGCCGGACACGTCTGGACGAATTTCTGATGCGACTCGAGAGCATGCAGTTCCAGGCGTTCCTGAACCGGTACAGCGACGCCGCATTCAGTCTTCGGTCGGTCTCGGCCAGCGTGACCTACGATCTCATCGGCAATGGGTTCCAATCAGCGACCAACGGCGGACTCGACCGTGACCGCCAGATCGCGCTCTCGGAACTCCACCCTGGCGCCGCGTACCTCCACGGCGACGACGAGACCTACGTCGTCACCGAGGTCATCGAGGACTCACACATGACTCAGGAAGTCCGGAAGAACGTCCCGGACGAGGCGATCTGTCTCCGGTGTGGCGAGACCGAGGATGTCGACGCCTCGCACTGCGAACACTGCGGCGAGCGTCTGAAACGGCTCGAGACCGTCGTCCCACGGCGCGTTCAGGCCTACAAGGACAGCCTTCCGATCGATCGCACGGCAGACGGGGGCGCGCTGACACCCGCAGCAATCTACCGGAACCAGCAGGACGAGGTCCAGAGCACGTATGCACCCGTGGAGGACGAGGCGGTGTCGTACGAACCAGCCGAGGACCGCCGGTTCCGCATCGTGACCGAGGGCGGAGACTACGTTGGGACGCTGGAGCACGGGAACCTCCATCTCCGATCGTCGACGACCCAGTTCTTCGCCACGTACAAGGGCGGCGGTTCGGACGGTCTCCCGACCGTCTTCGAACTCTGTGGCCGCGATAATTGCTCCGGCGTGGTCGCGCGCACCGACGACGCCGCCTACTGCCTGCAGAATCCCGAACACGACGTCGGTGACTCGAAGGCCATCCGACTGGCCACAGAGTTTGAGACTGCCGGCGTCCGACTGCAACTGGCCTCCGAGGAACTGGAACACACACTCGCACACGGGTTCCGCGCGGCGCTGCAGTACATTGGCGGCGTCAGCGTCAGGAAGGTCCCCGAGACGATCGAGGAGGAGGGGACGTTCATCTACGACGGCGACGAGGGCGGCAGCGGCATCAGCGTCCTCCTGACCCAAGGCTCTGACGGCGACGACGACGGGAACTTCCGACAGGCAATAGAGATCGTCGCCGAGACGTTTGACTGCGACTGCGAGGACGGGTGTCCGTTCTGCCTCTACCAGTACGGCTGCACGAACCACAACGATCCCGACACCTTCGACAAAGAGCAACTCGTCAAACTCGCCGGGGAAGGACTCCGACTCGAACCCGCTAACGGAGGATCGGATGAGTAGGAACGTGGGACACGCCGCAGCCCTCGCAGTGGAGAACCCAGTCCGTCTGTGGGGTGTCTCGACCGAGAGCGTCTATGCCGCCCTTGACGCGACCGCCCGCGGTCAGTCCCTCGAGACCGCTCTTGCCCGGTATCGGCGGGTCGAACTGGCCGCCACGAACGAGGAGCGTGACCTCGAGACTCTCGTCTCGTTGCACAGACGGCTGTTGGTCGACCTCGGACTCGTCGACGCTGAGCAGGAGTCCGAAACTGGCCCGGTCTCGGAGGTCGGCGCGCTCGTTCTGTGCGGCGAGGATCCCCGATCCCTTCTGCAGACCCTCGCCGTCGCCAGGTGGCGAAGCGCCCGCCGCCTTCTCCGAGAGTGCCTGGCGATCGACGGTGAACTGCCCAGGGAGGAGTACGACGGACTGCTCCGCGACGACTGGGAGGAGACCGTCCTGACTCCCCTTCTCGGCTCGTTCAGGCTCCTGACCGCGTACCCGACCGGCGTCGATGTCGCCGGACCGGACGCGCGGGCGGCCCTGGACGCGTACGACGCGACCTCAACGGATGTCGCCAGGGCGTCGCTCTACCGTCGTGTGCTCTCGTCGGCGATGAACCTCGACGCCGCGACAGCGGCGGACGTCACGGGTGAACTCCTGGGCGCTGAACCGGGTACCGAGATCGATCCCGCGGACGTCATCGGGACGCTTGGAGAGGGCTACCCCCGAGCGATCGACCGCGATGCGATCCTCGAGGCGGTGAACGAGGTACAAGTGGAATACGAGCAGGCGGCCCGGAGATATCGCCGCCTTGCCACCGGCGACGTCTCGGTACTTGAAAGAGCTGACGAGGTTCCTCGCGTCAAATCCGAGGACATTGATCCACCCTCCACTGTCGCATCGGTCGACGCGGTCTTGGATCTGGTCGCAACAATTACTGACGGCGACCTCGGTCTCATTGACGCAGGCTACGTCACCGACGCCCTCGACGCTGAGCCCTACGACTGCTACCGCGTGCTGAACGACGTTCCCGGACTCGAGTGCGAACTCGCAGACGAGACCGTCGAGGTGGCGCGCGTCCCGTCCGACGTTGCCGGGACGAGTCGTCACGACGAGTACGTCGAGTACCTGCTGGATCGGCACGCAACCATCTCGCAGCGGATCGACGTTCTCTCGGATCCCGAGTTCGAACTCGAGGGGCGTCACGCCGACGCAAACCTCGTTGATCGCCTCGATCGACTCCGGGATCGGCAGGTCGCGCCAACGTACTTCGCGTACACGCTGATCGACCCTGAGTCGCTTGGCGAAGAGGTGATGGACGACTACGCCGGCGACTCCCGAGGTCTCCGCCGCGAGCGTGCGCGCCTCCGTCGCTGGCACGAAGATCGCCCGAGTGGCCTCCGGTCGTACACGGCGATGACCGACCGCCTGTTCAGTCTCGGGCTTGAGGAGGACCTGGACCACCGTGTTCTGCGGATCATGACGCCGTTCGACGACGACACGTTCAGCGAATACGCCGCGCAACTGCGGCGCCTTCTCGAGCACGGCTTCGAACTCCGTCTGCTCACTCGGCACACGAAAGCACCCTGGGAGTGGCGTCGTCTCCGGGACAACCTGCTCGCACAACTCGAATCGAATCGCGAGAACGTCCGTATCCGGACCTACTCGCGCTTCAAAACGCAACAGCGGATCACCCGCGACACAGACCTCCGCGACCTCAGCGAAGTCGGGATCCACGGCAAACTCCATGTCATCGGCGCTCCCGACGAAGGCGCCGCGCTGCTGGGTTCGGCGAACTTCATGGAGAATAGCTACCACTGGAACCCCGAGTGCGGCGTCTACACCGAACAGTCCGCGTTCGTCGACAGTGCCACCGAGTTCTTCGACATCGTCTGGGACATCGCCGAGGCCGATCAGCTCTCCCTGGAACGACTGCAAGAAATTCCTGAGCGGCGATTCATCCCGAGTTACTACAGTTAGCCCTCGCTAACTACTCTTCAGACCGTTTCGAAGAGCCCTGGGCTCGTTGGAGGGATGTAAGAGTCGAGGAAGGACCGGACACTCCCATGCTTCGCACGGAGTGTCTCGAACCGCTCATCAGTAGGTCGCATGAACCCCTGCGGGTACTCCATCGAATACCCCAACGCCTCGTGGAGTTCCTCCGCAGGAAGATCGATCCGTCGAACGCGATCCAGATAGATCATAAACGACCACGGCTCCTCCTTATCTGCAACGATTCGACCCCCGTCGTACGGCTCCCACAGTTCTTCGGCGAGTTCCTGATTTTTCTCTGTGTGGGTAACGACCGCGGCGTGGGTGTACATCCCCGACTTCGTGTAAAAGACCAGCGCATCACCCTGGTCAATTGACTCCCAATGCGTTCGGTTACCGCTCACGACACCCCAGATCGATGTCGGCGTCTCGAACCCTGCCTCGCGGAGCGGTTCAAAATGATCTGGAGAAACTGGGTTCAAAACGGTTTCTCTGAAGTATCGGTAGGTGTGCTCCTTGTGTTCCCGACTACAGGGAGCGATATAGAGTTCGACATCCTCGTCGTCTGTCATGCCCCCGAGTTTCAGTGGAGTTGTCAAAAAGGGGTCGTATTAGCTTGACGAATACGTCCACGAGCGGAACCTCAACCTGCAGACTACCACATACGCCACCACCGGTCATACGATAATCTGGTTAGGGAACTCGATCCCAACCGGCACAATGTAATGGTCTGTACGTACTGCTACGTTGCTCGGGCGGCGAACTTCATGGAGATCAGCAATGACTAGAACCCAGGGTGTAGTGCCTATACGGAGAACGCGAATTTCGTCACTGCAGCGCTGGAGTTCTTCGATTTCGTCTGGGAACTTGCGAGCGCTGACGAAGTCAACCTTGACCGATTACAGGAGATCACACAACGGGAATACCATCCGAACTATCACATGTAAGGAAACCATTCAAAGCCCATGGTCCGAACTGACGCACAACTCGTTGGCCAATATCGAACTTGCGTAGCCGAGGGTGGCAGATGATCTTCCGAACGCTCTGGAGGATTCGTATAGTCTTCTCAATGGACCTCGTGATTATCTTTAAGCGAATTTCCGATAGTCAGAGAGGAAACTGTGTTGGCATTTGAGGTTGGCTTTGAAGAGGTTGGAGAGCATACGTTTGATAGATAATGTCTAACGAAGAAGTCAACTCCGACACTCAGGAAGATGGGTATCCGACTGCAAGGATCACCCCGAGCCGGAAGGCGTATAATTCAGTTGCATCCGACGTGGGAATTCCTTCTGCGGTGGGTGAACTTCTCGATAATTCCTTGGATTCCGCCGCTCTCCAGGGAATTAATCCAGTTGAAGTGACAATTGAGCACCGAACAACCGACGATGGAACTGAGGAGTTCGTCTACCGGGATCGAGCAGGCGGTGTCGAACAGGAGGACATGGGAGTGTTCCTCGGTTTAGGTCGTAGCCGTGAGAAACGCGCTGACGAACAAAATGTTGGCACATTCGGGATCGGTGCGAAGAAAGCACTCAAACGTTTAGGTGATCGTCTAACTATCGGTAGTCGACACCTTCGAGCGGATCAGGGCTGGCAATATACGGTTGAACCAGAGTGGTTCGAAACCACGAACGAGGACGATGATCCGAATCAGTGGGAGTTCCCGCTCAAAGAGGTCGATCTTGAAGAAGGAGGAACTGAACTCCGCATCCAAGAACTTTCGTTTGACTGGGACCATCATAAAGAAGAGGTCACGGACTGGATCAGAACGACTTACCGAAAGTTCTTAGATCCTAATAGCGAACTCGACTTGATACTCAAACTCACGATTAAAGACGAAAGCGGGAGGGTTGTTGTAAATGAGGAAGGAGAGGTGATCACAGTAGACGATGAGAAGGCAGGTCCGCTTTCGCCGCCTGAAGAAGTCGAATGGACCTACTCACCGTGGCTCAGAGGCCTTCACCCGCGTCAGTTTATAGGACTAGAATTCAATGATCCAGATTGGTCGGAACCAATTCAGACGCGTGTTACTGTTGGTCTTCTCAAGAAAGGTAGTAGGAAGCAGAGTGGCACGTTCATTTACTGCCAGAATCGACTGGTTGAGGGTAATCTCACAGGAAAAAAGGGAGGATATGGCATTACCCATAATGCATTAAACAACTTCAATCCGTCTCAGCATAAACGGCTTCGGATTGAAATTGAGTTGTTTGGCGACGCTTCCGATCTTCCGTGGAACTCGGATAAGAGTCGCATCCAGTCGTCCCACAAAGCTCTATCATACACGGAGAAGGGGGTCTACTGGTGGCTTCGTCTAATGGCTGATCGACATATGGCCGCTGGTGAGTATGGTACTTTCCCACACACGGCTGCCGTGTTCGAACCATACGATCCCGACAGTGATTACAGAACCCGTTCAGAACCCGAAGTTGTTCGTGTCGGCGATAGGCAGACCGATCTTATACAGGGCAAGAAAGACCGGATTCAGATCAATGAGAAGCCATCGAACAATTATAACGAAATTCAAGAAGTTGCGCATTTAGCGACTGCTCATGCCCGACTGGGAATCGTGGCTAAATCTATGGATGATATGGGTCTGGGAACGAGAGCGAGGCCCACGTATGAGGTCATGTTGGGAGTCGAATTCCAGAAAGCATTTTATGATAAAGAAGAAGGGAGATTCGACTCACTTGGCGCTGCGTTGTTAACAACGGATGCGAAGTCTGTATTTTCAGAAACAGATAAACAGACCGATGAGGACGACAAGACCGACTGGGCAGTCATTGCGGATCACCTTACGCCAGTTACAGAACTCCCAGATATCTCATCTTGGAAAATTGAAGATGAAGATATCGATGACATTGACACTGAACGAAGGCGATTAGAAGACGCTGCTAGTGAAGATATTAATATTGATGAAAATGGTGAACGGCGAATTTGGGAAGAAACGTGGCGTCAGCCCCTATACGACGCCCAATTAGCACTCTATATCGAAGATCGTGAGGATGGGGTTTCCATCTCAGACCTTCCCACAACCGACTATTCCGTCAAGTCCTTCTCTAAGCAAGAAGACAAAAATGATGTTACAGACGACGAGAAAGCAGACATGCCAACGGAGTCAGACGTTGGTTCTGCGGCCTCACAAGATACATATTCCCCGCTTGATTGTCCCGAATGTGGGGCTGAATTAGAAGGGAACATCTGTGACAAATGTGGGTTCGAGTTTGACGTTACAGATGACGAAATTGGGAAAATAAGCGTCGACGAGTTTGATTCCGACAGTGCAGTTGCAAATTTGAAAAACGACAAGTCGATCACTTCCCCTGAACGAGCAGACGTTGGCCCAATCACTCTTCAAGAGTTTTGCCAGTCACACGCGGAGTTGTTCGGTGACGAACTCTCGGAAGATCTTCTGGCAGATGACAAACAACTTGAGCAGTTCCTCGAGCAGTTCATCCGCAACCAACAGCAGAAGATCTCCGTTGCTAGTGAGTATGTCGATATTGACCGTCTCACGGAAATGCAGAGTGCCAGCAGTGACTGAATATTAGTCACACAGTGGAAGGTATTCTAGTAACCATTCGTACAATCTTATGAAAATAAATTATGACTGGGACTTCGAATGTAGCGTTTCTGCTGAAGATATGAATTTCCGGACTGCAGTAGTGGCAGCAGTCACCGAAATGGGAGTATTATCTGTGTTATCACTCACAGACGCAGGACTTAGGAGCGAATCCTTAGCCGAAGGAACTTTCTTATCATGAGTATTCCTTCATAGCGATATGGAGAACTCGACGGCAGAAGCTGAGATCTTCTTGCCGCTCGCAGATTGGCTCGATGACCACGGATACGATTTTTTCGTCCATGTCCCCGATATGCACCAGTCCAACGAGGGCTACTCCCAACTCTACGATCAGTATCCCTCCCACTCCATCTCCATCGGGCCATACAAGCCCGACGTGTTGGGGTACACTCCATCGAACCGCGTGTTTGCGATCGAGGTGAAAGGAACTCAGAATCTCCGGAAGGGACTCGGACAGGCGATCAGTTACCAGCGCGGCGTCGATCACGCTTACCTGGCTGCCGACCGGACGAAATTGCAACGCGTACACGATCTCGCGCTGAGCAAGGGCATCGGTGTTTTCGAAGTCGACCGTGATGCACGGGACGTTTCGGAGAAACACCCCTACGCGGCGGAGATGAAAGACTTGCTCTACAACACGCGTCACCAACTCGAGAGCATGTACGTGACTGGAAACCAACAGTCACGCCGGCTCCCGAACTACGCCGATCCACTAAACCAATTGATGCCCGTCGTCGCAGTCGCTGGGCATGATTGCGCTACCACTGACGAGATCGGTAATCTCGTGGAAGCAACGGACTATCCGTATCGGAGCGCGTACAAACGGATGATCCGCCTCGCCGAATATCTCGGAATGATCCGTGAGGAAAACGAGGTCTATCACCTAACTCAACAGGGGATGATGGGCTGGACGCTGTTACAGGGGTACGGTATCACTTCGGTCACTGAGCTGAAAACGCTGAAAGAACGCGGTCCGCTCTACGAGAATCACCCACCGATCGCGACGTATCTCCGAAACAGGTTCGTCTCGAATCCCGATTTCCGAACCCTGTTCGAGGTATTGCTTCGACGAGGCTGTGATCGATTATCCATCCAGGAACTATGTGCGACGCTGATCGACAACTACCCGAGCACCTTCCTGAATCTGGTGTATACAGATGCCGACGGTGGAGATGCGCCGTACCTCATTGAACAGGGGCGTGGTGACGAGATTTACGAGGATCCGGACTATCTAAAGCAGATCATTCACAGCCAATTCATCTCGAATACAGCGAGTCAGTTCAGGAGTCTCGGCGTATTAGACGAGGATTCGCCTGTCATTGAGCCGAAGTCGGCACTAGATCCGGAGAACGATTACTGGTATCCCCGGGAGTTTCAGCTTGGATAGAAAATTCAGGCTTTGTTGAAACCGTTCAGGTCTGACACGTTAAACGCCCAAACGGCGCTGGTGGATTACGGCCAGTCGGTCGGGAGTTCTTCTTGGTGGTCGTCAATCAATGTGAGAAGCGGCTCAATTTCACCGAAGCGGGGCCCGCGGGTAATTGTCCCAGTCTGGGAGTCCCAGTTGATGAACCCCGCGTCCGCCAGAGCGGGCAAATGAGCGTGGTGGAGTTCAATTTTGAGCGTGTCGTGATTGCCCTCCCCTCCGGCGAATTCTTCGGCCTCGAATTCAGCCGCAGTCCGTGGATTGTGATCGACCAGTTCCAAGAGAATCCGTTGCCGGGAACCGTGGGTGAGCACATCGAAGACCTCGCTTAGTGATGTCTTGTCCGTCGAGGCCGGATCGTCGTTTGCCATGCAGGTTTCAGTCCGGAGCAACTACGAGTAAGGGTGTTCACTGACGAGTCAAGCCCTTTTATTTCCCGTGGGAGTTAATCACCACCACGCTCCGCAACTGCCGAGGAGAGCAACGTCGTTTCGAGAACTTTCTCGTTGGCACGCCGAATGCGGGCCGAGACCGCCTGTTTTGTAATACCGAGTTCGTCCGCTAACTCGTCGAGACTCACTTTGCTCGGCGTCGCAAAGTAGCCTCGCTGAACTGCGAGCACTAACGCTTCCCGTTGTTCGAACGAAAGATCGAACTGTCGTCGGTGATCGGTCTCCTCGGCGAACGTGTAGATACGGTCGATATGGATTCTGACCTCGTGATCAGCCAAGGTGTTTTGAAACAACGCCAACTTATCGTGATCCACAAACCGAACGCTGAACTCCCATCGCGTTCCCTGCTCGGAGCGTGCTTGGAGGATAGTCGCGTCTGAGGTAATGATCGCATCGAGGAGATCCTCTGTAGGATCTGTCCACGAGATTCGGTAGAATATTCCGTTTTTTATCTTATCGAGAGCCAGAATTTTCTTGACATACTGACTGTCGAGGAGTTGCGTTTCAAACGTTTCCACCACCTCGTCGAGGTCTTCTTCTGTGGTAGCCCACAGGAACGGGAGAGCAAGGTCTCCTGTTGGGACACACCGTTCAAGTTCAAAGGTGATACCCGGTACGCCCGAGAGGGTGTTACCGAGTTGAAACTGGTCTGCATCGACAGTGAATTCGGCGACGACACTCATAGTGTCGGTATGCGCCCAGCGGCATAGACCTCACCGGTGAACTCATCACTGGTTTGATTGCAGATGACCGCTGGGTCACTGTCTCGTAACGCTCTCTGTGAGCCGATTAGTTGGAGAGATCGATCTCAATATTGTAGACAACGCACCTGATGACGAGTTCACGGAACTGTTTCCACCAGTACCGTGACCGTACGAAGGCACCGTACTTCCGTTTGAGAGCGGAATTAACCGTTTCACTTTGACTGCGGTGCCCGTAGAGATCAGTGTCCATCCGCGCATTCCACGCGTAGTGGAGTGAGGTGAATTCCCGATGCTTGATGAGTGGACGTATCTCATATTCCCGTGCGAGCGATCGGATTGTCTGGTCGTCGTATCCCTTGTCTCCGAGCAGGATACGGATGCTGTTGCGATTGCGCCTGATGAGTGATGGAGCGATCTGTGAATCGTGTTTTCGGGTCGTTGTGACGTGAATATCAAGGATAGCGTTCGCTTTGGTATCGATCAAGAGTGTGACTTTCAACTGCTTGATAGTGAGTTTCGCTCGTTTCGTATAATGCTTGGATGCATAGCTTCGATCGAAGCCTGACGCGTCAATGCTGACAACACCATTGGTTGGGAGCAACGCGACCGAGAGATTGAGAAGCACACGCCACACAGCCATCTCAAGGCGATGGAACGCTTTACACAGTGTTGACGGCGATGGAATTTCAGCGAGACCAATTTCGTTTCTAATACGTGGCATCTCGATGAGTTCGTCAAGAAGTGTACGGTATGACGTGTTCTTGCGGATTTTCAGACAGAGCAGAACGATGTGTTGGTGGAGCGTGTAGCGTTGCTTCGAGAACTTGGAGGAGTATCGGGCCGTAGCTCGTTGAGCTAAGTGAAATGCCTTCTCTACGAATTGAAGCAACCTTGATTTTGGGAGAGTCTGCATTCGGTCAACCCACTACTCGAAGCTGTAACTCTCCGAGGATTTCAACAGGGCCAAAATTCATAGATTGGGCTTTGGTGAATCGCCATACAGCGTCGGGATGTAGTGTCTCACTGCCTTCCTGAGATCGGTCACTTGGTTCGTTACCGCCGAATTCCTCGAGGGTGCAGTCACGATCGTTCCAGCGTGATGCCTCGAGTGACGTGATTCTTCATGGTAAGTCGCCGCCATCTAGTGATTCACCAGAGCCATAGATTGTTATAATACGTACCCTTCTCAAGTTAGACCATATCGATATGAAACCGGTAGAGAATGAGGTGAGCGTGCGACCTTCCGGTTGCCACCCAACGTTCCGGCGGAAACACGAGGCCATCATCTGCGTGCTCAATGCCAGATGGGGCACCGTCATTCACATGAG
Above is a genomic segment from Natronorubrum aibiense containing:
- a CDS encoding helix-turn-helix domain-containing protein; this translates as MSVVAEFTVDADQFQLGNTLSGVPGITFELERCVPTGDLALPFLWATTEEDLDEVVETFETQLLDSQYVKKILALDKIKNGIFYRISWTDPTEDLLDAIITSDATILQARSEQGTRWEFSVRFVDHDKLALFQNTLADHEVRIHIDRIYTFAEETDHRRQFDLSFEQREALVLAVQRGYFATPSKVSLDELADELGITKQAVSARIRRANEKVLETTLLSSAVAERGGD
- a CDS encoding IS5 family transposase, whose product is MQTLPKSRLLQFVEKAFHLAQRATARYSSKFSKQRYTLHQHIVLLCLKIRKNTSYRTLLDELIEMPRIRNEIGLAEIPSPSTLCKAFHRLEMAVWRVLLNLSVALLPTNGVVSIDASGFDRSYASKHYTKRAKLTIKQLKVTLLIDTKANAILDIHVTTTRKHDSQIAPSLIRRNRNSIRILLGDKGYDDQTIRSLAREYEIRPLIKHREFTSLHYAWNARMDTDLYGHRSQSETVNSALKRKYGAFVRSRYWWKQFRELVIRCVVYNIEIDLSN